Proteins co-encoded in one Apis mellifera strain DH4 linkage group LG15, Amel_HAv3.1, whole genome shotgun sequence genomic window:
- the LOC409090 gene encoding uncharacterized protein LOC409090 → MCSNSTTVLLKKRERTQNWIPEEKNVLFSLIKGHVNAIENKKIDAAASAMKMLAWQQIHRTFRGMFSTDRDITRMREQWRRMKSQARMEMYTFAEKMKTLGPEEAAKCRPSDLSIEVWKLMEKTRKNDGDKDRSDENGRRSPENLTSLQAILNKLTATTPEVTTVNEIKVDADSDEYNTEEDSSQSEILKEKPGVSQKKRLRISEEEPIDLPEQGFNSMDTMICDVEDGVSTSYMKERNSRFNNEQDESIQGRMWMFEMAQREHELKLRMLNIALEKVELQKQTAINELKTSEIKRQLVENQAAEYYSQVRMVGERGSGAGKGGGGGGSIREAGGSFGKMEAAHEDQYFYNLQKQQLQKLKEDLHDEISFHEEQIKRHQEAINRHKKRITEMDKK, encoded by the exons atgtGTTCGAATTCGACGACCGTGTTACTGAAAAAACGCGAAAGGACACAAAACTGGATCCCTGAGGAGAAAAACGTCTTATTCTCGTTAATCAAGGGACACGTGAATGCaatcgaaaacaaaaaaatcgaCGCGGCCGCGTCCGCGATGAAAATGTTAGCCTGGCAACAGATTCACCGTACCTTTCGTGGAATGTTCTCCACAGACAGGGATATCACCAGAATGAGAGAACAATGGAGAAGAATGAAGTCGCAGGCGAGGATGGAGATGTATACTTTTGCGGAAAAG ATGAAAACCTTGGGGCCGGAAGAGGCAGCCAAATGTCGCCCATCAGATCTTTCCATCGAGGTATGgaaattgatggaaaaaacgagaaaaaacgaCGGAGACAAGGATCGGTCGGACGAAAACGGTCGGAGAAGTCCAGAAAATTTGACGAGTTTGCAGGCAATTCTGAACAAGCTGACGGCCACCACGCCGGAAGTGACTACGGTGAACGAAATTAAAGTTGACGCGGATAGCGACGAGTACAATACAGAGGAGGACAGTAGTCAGAGTGAAATTCTTAAGGAAAAACCAGGTGTCTCGCAAAAAAAACGATTACGGATTTCTGAGGAGGAGCCGATAGATTTGCCTGAACAAGGATTCAATTCTATGGATACTATGATTTGCGATg tagaaGATGGTGTATCTACCTCTTACATGAAGGAAAGGAACAGTAGGTTTAATAATGAACAAGATGAATCTATTCAAGGAAGAATGTGGATGTTCGAAATGGCTCAGAGAGAACATGAGTTGAAGCTAAGAATGTTAAATATTGCTTTAGAAAAGGTAGAATTGCAGAAACAGACTGCGATCAACGAGTTGAAAACTTCGGAGATCAAGAGACAGCTTGTGGAGAATCAAGCTGCTGAATATTATAG CCAAGTAAGAATGGTTGGAGAACGTGGATCAGGAGCAGGTAAaggaggtggtggtggtggctcTATTCGTGAAGCTGGAGGATCTTTTGGAAAAATGGAAGCCGCTCATGAAGATCAGTATTTCTATAATCTG cAAAAACAACAGCTACAAAAACTTAAAGAAGATCTTCACGATGAAATCTCTTTCCATGAAGAACAAATTAAACGTCATCAAGAAGCTATAAACCgccataaaaaaagaatcacagAAAtggataagaaataa
- the LOC113219280 gene encoding uncharacterized protein LOC113219280 — MFRHCIRKFSSEVVKIKFDNLFGLNSSRYFTRKYSDSNKNKTSNDDIAFEAEYYYKQDKELLEMLKQKMQEEVKCMQDEVTSMQNKIDEYNRTINENLRFLKGLEKDISASDKK; from the exons atgtttCGACATTGTATACGAAAATTTTCGTCCGAAGTAGTCAAGATTaa attcgacaaTTTGTTCGGTTTGAATAGTTCCAGATATTTTACAAGAAAGTATAgtgattctaataaaaataaaacttcaaatgATGATATTGCATTTGAAGctgaatattattacaaacag gataaagaattattagaaatgttaaaacaaaaaatgcaAGAAGAAGTAAAATGTATGCAAGATGAAGTTACGtcgatgcaaaataaaattgacgaATATAATCGTACTATTAATGaaaatcttcgatttttaaaaggcctcgaaaaagatatttcggctagtgataaaaaataa